A genomic region of Xanthomonas fragariae contains the following coding sequences:
- a CDS encoding biliverdin-producing heme oxygenase — MFSDALAVPSSAALALRHATQDTHRLVEAVPLMQALGQGRVERAAYAQILRRHHALLAGLENQLSDWLSTLVASGWHYRRRVPALREDLRTLGQQPDPPVAAPVADNDAARWGTLYVIEGSQLGGSVIARSVRKHHPALADALRYFEMADDDPAGGRRFQAVLDQRLDTPSARTAAINGAQAMFAHFHTCLAAEPGP, encoded by the coding sequence ATGTTTTCTGACGCCTTGGCTGTGCCGTCATCGGCGGCGCTCGCGCTGCGCCACGCCACGCAGGACACTCATCGCTTGGTCGAAGCGGTCCCGCTGATGCAGGCGCTGGGGCAGGGGCGGGTCGAGCGCGCTGCCTACGCGCAGATCCTGCGTCGGCATCACGCATTGCTGGCCGGTCTCGAAAATCAACTAAGCGACTGGCTCAGCACCCTGGTCGCCAGCGGTTGGCACTATCGCCGCCGCGTGCCGGCCTTGCGCGAAGATCTGCGCACGCTCGGTCAGCAGCCAGACCCGCCGGTCGCCGCGCCCGTAGCCGATAACGACGCTGCACGCTGGGGCACGCTCTATGTCATCGAAGGCTCGCAACTGGGTGGAAGTGTCATCGCACGCAGCGTGCGCAAGCACCACCCCGCTCTGGCCGATGCATTGCGCTATTTCGAGATGGCCGACGACGACCCGGCGGGCGGGCGCCGCTTCCAGGCGGTGCTCGACCAACGCCTCGACACCCCTTCCGCGCGCACTGCCGCCATCAACGGGGCGCAGGCCATGTTTGCCCACTTCCATACCTGCCTTGCAGCGGAGCCGGGCCCGTGA
- a CDS encoding YchJ family protein yields the protein MPDPAPTEPCPCGCSGDYAQCCGQYHAGAAAPDAQTLMRARYSAYVRRDVGYLLASWHPSTRPPELSLDEGGRITWLGLTVQRAIVTGADTSEVVFLARYRIGGGSAVRMTEHSRFVREDGHWYYLDAR from the coding sequence ATGCCGGACCCTGCACCCACCGAACCCTGTCCCTGCGGTTGCTCCGGCGATTACGCCCAGTGCTGCGGCCAGTACCACGCCGGTGCCGCTGCGCCCGATGCCCAAACCCTGATGCGCGCGCGCTACAGCGCCTACGTGCGCCGCGATGTGGGCTACTTGCTCGCAAGCTGGCATCCATCCACGCGCCCGCCCGAACTGTCGCTGGACGAGGGCGGCCGCATCACCTGGCTCGGTCTGACCGTGCAGCGCGCCATCGTCACTGGCGCCGACACCAGCGAAGTCGTGTTCCTGGCCCGCTATCGCATCGGCGGTGGCAGCGCGGTACGCATGACCGAACACAGCCGCTTCGTGCGCGAAGATGGGCACTGGTACTATCTTGACGCGCGCTGA
- a CDS encoding sulfite exporter TauE/SafE family protein, with the protein MALLELIPTELPWLLCIAFVAGLVDAAVGGGGLIQLPGLFATLPQQAPSLILGTNKFSAMFGTGASAWRYARNVSFPWRPVLYATVAAFAFSFLGATAVSLMPRQAVRPLILALLIAMLIYTLIKKDFGALHRPRAIGQRELATALAMGAAIGFYDGFFGPGTGSFLIFLFIRFFGLDFLRASAAAKVVNLATNVAALSFFLPSGQVMLAIGIPMAVANVGGAVAGTRMALRGGIPLIRMLFLVLVVVLIGKMGWDLLR; encoded by the coding sequence GTGGCATTGCTGGAATTGATTCCCACCGAATTGCCGTGGCTGCTGTGCATCGCGTTTGTCGCCGGGCTGGTGGATGCGGCGGTCGGCGGCGGTGGCTTGATCCAGCTGCCGGGTTTGTTTGCGACCTTGCCGCAGCAGGCGCCGTCGCTGATTCTGGGCACTAACAAGTTCAGCGCGATGTTCGGCACCGGCGCCTCGGCATGGCGGTATGCGCGCAATGTGAGCTTTCCATGGCGGCCGGTGCTGTACGCGACCGTGGCGGCATTTGCGTTTTCGTTTTTGGGCGCGACCGCGGTCAGCCTCATGCCCAGGCAGGCGGTGCGGCCACTGATCTTGGCGCTGCTGATCGCGATGCTGATCTACACGCTGATCAAAAAGGATTTCGGTGCGCTGCATCGCCCGCGCGCGATCGGTCAACGCGAACTGGCTACCGCGCTGGCGATGGGCGCGGCGATCGGGTTCTACGACGGGTTTTTCGGTCCGGGCACCGGCAGTTTTCTGATCTTCTTGTTCATCCGCTTTTTCGGGCTGGATTTTCTGCGTGCTTCGGCCGCGGCCAAAGTGGTGAACTTGGCCACCAACGTCGCGGCGCTGTCGTTCTTCCTGCCCAGCGGCCAGGTGATGTTGGCAATAGGCATTCCGATGGCTGTGGCCAACGTGGGCGGCGCAGTCGCGGGGACGCGGATGGCACTGCGCGGTGGCATACCGCTGATCCGTATGTTGTTCCTGGTGCTGGTGGTCGTGCTGATCGGCAAGATGGGATGGGATCTGCTGCGCTGA
- a CDS encoding Wadjet anti-phage system protein JetD domain-containing protein: MAAASPMLLLAAALQVLRGQWQRARGQWLIGEGTPQPISLRVPTQTQAIARFDAFGHWLQSWNRTELPGRVDYREVAWPQLGPQRLPQAWVLDDAAQAAAALGEAERWQRASQRGAALHARWPQAAALAARLRRQFDLLADWPEADFSRLVAVVDWLHRHRDSGLFLRQLPIAGIDSKWIESRRGVVADWLAGLRGIAGPRSFASLSGLRAAPDRVRLRLLDPALRQHVGGLEDITAPIAQIAALHLPARRVLIVENHETGLACEALPGTVVLMARGYAIEYVRSIDWLRALPLYYWGDIDTHGLAILHRLRTYAPPTVAVLMDQATLEATPRSLWGHECEQHPEQRLDALNDEEQCLYAGLRSGRFGPSPRLEQERIAWDYAWPCIQAALAD, from the coding sequence ATGGCTGCAGCCTCGCCCATGCTGCTGCTTGCCGCCGCGCTGCAGGTCTTGCGCGGGCAATGGCAGCGCGCACGCGGGCAGTGGCTGATCGGCGAGGGCACGCCGCAACCCATCTCGTTGCGGGTGCCGACCCAGACCCAAGCCATCGCAAGGTTCGATGCCTTTGGCCACTGGCTGCAGAGCTGGAACCGCACTGAACTGCCGGGCCGTGTGGACTATCGCGAGGTGGCTTGGCCGCAACTGGGGCCGCAACGTCTGCCGCAAGCCTGGGTGCTAGACGATGCGGCCCAGGCCGCTGCCGCGCTTGGCGAGGCCGAGCGCTGGCAGCGCGCCAGCCAACGTGGAGCGGCGCTGCATGCGCGCTGGCCGCAGGCGGCCGCCCTGGCGGCACGGCTACGTCGTCAATTCGATCTGCTGGCCGACTGGCCGGAGGCGGATTTTTCGCGGTTGGTGGCGGTGGTCGATTGGCTGCACCGGCATCGCGACAGTGGGTTATTCCTGCGCCAATTGCCCATTGCCGGCATCGACAGCAAATGGATCGAATCCCGCCGCGGGGTGGTCGCCGATTGGTTAGCCGGCCTGCGCGGCATCGCGGGGCCGCGCAGCTTCGCTAGCCTTTCGGGGCTGCGCGCCGCGCCGGATCGCGTGCGCTTGCGATTGCTCGATCCGGCGCTGCGTCAACACGTGGGTGGGTTGGAAGACATCACCGCACCGATCGCGCAAATCGCCGCGCTGCACCTGCCGGCGCGGCGCGTACTGATCGTGGAAAACCACGAGACCGGTCTGGCCTGCGAGGCGCTGCCGGGCACGGTCGTGCTGATGGCGCGTGGTTACGCCATCGAGTACGTGCGCAGCATCGACTGGCTACGCGCGTTGCCGCTGTATTACTGGGGCGACATCGACACCCATGGCTTGGCGATCCTGCACCGCCTGCGCACATATGCGCCACCGACCGTCGCGGTGTTGATGGACCAGGCCACTCTGGAGGCAACCCCGCGTTCCCTGTGGGGGCACGAATGCGAACAGCATCCGGAGCAGCGCCTGGATGCGCTCAACGACGAGGAGCAGTGCCTGTACGCGGGGCTGCGCAGCGGCCGGTTCGGCCCTTCTCCTCGCCTGGAGCAGGAGCGTATCGCTTGGGACTACGCCTGGCCGTGCATCCAGGCCGCCTTGGCCGATTGA